The Deltaproteobacteria bacterium genome has a segment encoding these proteins:
- a CDS encoding tetratricopeptide repeat protein, whose protein sequence is MKRSTGDKQGELSSLLDIGRALVSTGNYGEAEKTSRQAVRLGKKLKEEKGLSAAYDLQAEALLLSGKPEKALKVLDTAERESGQSSGVRLNLRGLALIKIGKNGEAFKVLMSALDANRGSGDKAGLARSYRALGLAAMASQSPDALSFFREAYRLDREAGDMKNVGYGLGKMAEISLEKGRQEEAVFLFERSYAAYMEAGSKEGALSGLDSLIEALRALGQDEKALYYSAIKEDILKKMEGGRRDR, encoded by the coding sequence GTGAAAAGGAGTACAGGCGACAAGCAAGGCGAATTGTCCTCGCTCCTGGATATCGGCAGGGCCCTCGTATCAACCGGGAACTATGGGGAGGCCGAAAAAACGTCGAGGCAGGCAGTAAGGCTTGGGAAGAAGCTCAAAGAAGAGAAGGGGCTTTCAGCGGCTTATGACCTGCAGGCCGAGGCCTTGCTGCTTTCGGGCAAGCCCGAAAAGGCGCTAAAGGTCCTGGATACGGCGGAAAGGGAGTCGGGGCAGTCCTCAGGCGTCCGGCTTAATTTGAGGGGGCTTGCGCTCATAAAGATCGGCAAAAACGGGGAAGCCTTCAAAGTCCTCATGTCCGCTCTCGATGCGAACCGTGGCTCGGGCGACAAGGCCGGCCTTGCAAGATCATACAGGGCGCTCGGCCTTGCTGCAATGGCTTCGCAAAGCCCTGACGCGCTCTCGTTTTTCAGGGAGGCCTACCGGCTGGACAGGGAAGCTGGCGACATGAAAAACGTGGGGTACGGCCTCGGCAAGATGGCCGAGATAAGCCTCGAAAAAGGAAGACAAGAGGAGGCGGTCTTCCTTTTCGAGCGCTCATATGCAGCCTACATGGAAGCAGGCTCGAAAGAAGGCGCGTTAAGCGGGCTCGATAGCCTTATTGAGGCCCTTCGCGCGCTTGGCCAGGACGAAAAGGCCTTATATTACTCGGCAATCAAGGAGGATATTTTGAAGAAAATGGAAGGCGGCAGGCGGGATAGATGA